In Nerophis ophidion isolate RoL-2023_Sa linkage group LG03, RoL_Noph_v1.0, whole genome shotgun sequence, the following are encoded in one genomic region:
- the cdhr5b gene encoding cadherin-related family member 5 isoform X1, protein MYVVPAKTFLVWLLLGGLLVRTTQTQDICDARETVSIKENNLVGDLVETIRLNEIVTLSLVTSSDNSFTLNGNQLLAAKVLDYETSKSHAVKLVCLQGGTGLQLTIVIVIIVVNVNDNPPTFGANTYPINVNELIPVNTPINEQFPATDKDENTELFYTLVSKTNYFRLESPTNPGLVIQNVLDYDKVQRAEMVLYAQDTPLAESGGKESFTATTTIQVTVIDVDNRPPWFRPCTVHIIAGATICQSAGYTSRVVLNEMEAEPLTLKPGPLYAIDGDTGINEAIRYSFLSGNEDGLFEINPITGNISMSRAADVVEPISLTVVAAQTPSSSQFSTTSLTISVQVKSLHRPQFQKVEYEGVVSSVGAMATDPANKDEPLRLVALDEDYATMGGINPNVVYHVKGSDDFSVINGYLFMTKNLPEAQLALQVEAVDTSNDEKATAQLSVEVKSGLTTTALPLSTTDIITTEEAVSTPHPTTPTDGSISTASSTTDSSMSTEGTSLTTSVSPTSQSFMSTTDPLDTGPTTNPSLTSEGSTAHPHTEVVKIPSGDFRTEDMAALGATLGILLFVCLVVIGMLVCRLQRGKSDWRKIHEANVFRSSLGQGLGGQKEGIQYTNEAFEHDEDGGSVGSGGPDVVVGEEIQGGSAGFALKSSAALSSLLDDDLSLTGSDKADSEKEVKPILTKERRMEEGYKAVWFKEDIDPNAKEEVVIIPDSREDDSEEEDDDPTPTKSSKVGFTEADMDSGLGVKIDDPAEDSEGDEVLDVDL, encoded by the exons ATGTATGTCGTTCCTGCGAAGACATTCTTGGTATGGCTGCTTCTCGGCGGTCTGCTTGTAAGGACCACCCAGACCCAGGACA TCTGTGATGCTCGTGAAACGGTGAGCATCAAAGAGAACAACCTCGTGGGAGACCTTGTGGAGACGATCAGACTCAACGAAATCGTAACCCTCTCGTTGGTAACTTCCTCCGACAACTCCTTCACTCTGAACGGCAACCAGCTGTTGGCTGCCAAAGTTCTGGACTACGAG ACTTCCAAAAGTCATGCGGTCAAGTTGGTGTGCTTGCAAGGAGGCACGGGTTTGCAG CTCACCATCGTCATTGTTATAATCGTGGTTAATGTGAACGACAACCCGCCAACATTCGGAGCAAACACTTACCCGATCAATGTCAACGAG CTCATTCCTGTAAACACGCCTATTAATGAACAATTTCCAGCCACTGACAAGGACGAGAACACGGAGCTCTTCTACACGCTGGTGTCAAAAACC AACTACTTTAGACTGGAGTCACCCACCAACCCAGGACTCGTCATCCAGAATGTTCTGGACTATGACAAAGTCCAACGTGCCGAGATGGTCTTGTATGCCCAG GACACACCCTTGGCAGAATCTGGTGGCAAGGAGTCTTTCACCGCTACCACCACCATCCAAGTCACCGTCATTGATGTGGACAACAGGCCGCCTTGGTTCCGGCCTTGCACTGTACACATAATAGCTGGAGCCACCATCTGCCAGAGTGCCGGCTACACCAGTCGAGTAGTCTTAAATGAAATGGAG GCTGAACCGTTAACTTTGAAGCCGGGTCCGCTTTACGCCATTGATGGTGACACTGGGATCAATGAAGCCATAAGATACTCATTCCTGAGCG GAAACGAAGATGGCCTGTTTGAGATTAACCCAATCACTGGCAACATCAGCATGTCGAGGGCGGCTGATGTGGTGGAGCCGATCTCTCTCACAGTTGTG GCCGCTCAGACACCAAGCAGCTCTCAATTTTCAACCACCAGCCTCACCATCAGCGTCCAGGTAAAGAGCCTCCACCGTCCACAGTTTCAGAAGGTTGAGTACGAGGGTGTGGTGTCTTCAGTTGGCGCCATGGCAACAGACCCAGCAAACAAGGACGAGCCACTGAGGCTCGTTGCCTTGGACGAGGACTACGCGACTATGGGG GGTATTAACCCCAACGTGGTCTACCACGTTAAAGGAAGTGACGACTTCTCCGTTATCAATGGCTACTTATTTATGACCAAGAACCTACCAGAGGCCCAATTAGCTCTACAG GTGGAGGCGGTGGACACTTCTAATGACGAGAAGGCAACAGCACAGCTCTCAGTGGAGGTGAAATCAG GTCTCACCACCACAGCTTTGCCTTTGAGCACCACCGACATCATAACCACTGAAGAAGCGGTGTCCACCCCTCACCCCACTACTCCCACCGACGGCAGCATCTCCACTGCCAGCTCGACCACGGACTCCAGTATGTCCACTGAGGGCACCAGTCTAACAACTAGTGTCAGCCCGACTAGCCAAAGCTTCATGTCCACCACAGACCCTTTGGACACGGGTCCAACCACTAATCCCAGCTTGACCAGTGAAGGGAGCACGGCTCACCCTCACACAG AGGTGGTGAAGATCCCTTCAGGGGATTTTAGAACAGAAGACATGGCGGCACTAGGCGCCACGCTGGGAATTCTTCTCTTTGTCTGTCTCGTGGTCATCGGGATGCTTGTCTGCCGCCTTCAGAGGGGTAAATCCGACTGGAGGAAAATCCATGAAGCCAATGTGTTCCGAAGCTCT CTGGGCCAAGGCTTAGGAGGCCAGAAGGAGGGCATCCAGTACACCAACGAGGCTTTCGAGCACGATGAAGACGGAGGCAGCGTAGGCTCAGGGGGTCCAGACGTTGTAGTGGGAGAGGAGATTCAAGGAGGAAGTGCCGGTTTTGCCCTCAAGTCTTCCGCAGCACTGAGCAGCCTCCTGGATGATGACCTCAGCCTGACAGGCTCCGACAAGGCCGACAGCGAAAAGGAGGTGAAGCCCATCCTGACCAAGGAGCGGCGCATGGAGGAGGGCTACAAGGCGGTCTGGTTCAAGGAAGACATCGACCCCAACGCTAAGGAGGAGGTGGTCATCATCCCGGACAGCAGGGAGGACGACAGCGAGGAAGAGGACGACGACCCCACCCCAACTAAAAGCTCCAAAGTGGGCTTCACCGAGGCCGACATGGACAGTGGACTCGGGGTGAAAATTGACGACCCGGCGGAAGACTCTGAGGGAGACGAAGTCCTGGACGTTGATCTGTGA
- the cdhr5b gene encoding cadherin-related family member 5 isoform X2, producing MYVVPAKTFLVWLLLGGLLVRTTQTQDICDARETVSIKENNLVGDLVETIRLNEIVTLSLVTSSDNSFTLNGNQLLAAKVLDYETSKSHAVKLVCLQGGTGLQLTIVIVIIVVNVNDNPPTFGANTYPINVNELIPVNTPINEQFPATDKDENTELFYTLVSKTNYFRLESPTNPGLVIQNVLDYDKVQRAEMVLYAQDTPLAESGGKESFTATTTIQVTVIDVDNRPPWFRPCTVHIIAGATICQSAGYTSRVVLNEMEAEPLTLKPGPLYAIDGDTGINEAIRYSFLSGNEDGLFEINPITGNISMSRAADVVEPISLTVVAAQTPSSSQFSTTSLTISVQVKSLHRPQFQKVEYEGVVSSVGAMATDPANKDEPLRLVALDEDYATMGGINPNVVYHVKGSDDFSVINGYLFMTKNLPEAQLALQVEAVDTSNDEKATAQLSVEVKSEVVKIPSGDFRTEDMAALGATLGILLFVCLVVIGMLVCRLQRGKSDWRKIHEANVFRSSLGQGLGGQKEGIQYTNEAFEHDEDGGSVGSGGPDVVVGEEIQGGSAGFALKSSAALSSLLDDDLSLTGSDKADSEKEVKPILTKERRMEEGYKAVWFKEDIDPNAKEEVVIIPDSREDDSEEEDDDPTPTKSSKVGFTEADMDSGLGVKIDDPAEDSEGDEVLDVDL from the exons ATGTATGTCGTTCCTGCGAAGACATTCTTGGTATGGCTGCTTCTCGGCGGTCTGCTTGTAAGGACCACCCAGACCCAGGACA TCTGTGATGCTCGTGAAACGGTGAGCATCAAAGAGAACAACCTCGTGGGAGACCTTGTGGAGACGATCAGACTCAACGAAATCGTAACCCTCTCGTTGGTAACTTCCTCCGACAACTCCTTCACTCTGAACGGCAACCAGCTGTTGGCTGCCAAAGTTCTGGACTACGAG ACTTCCAAAAGTCATGCGGTCAAGTTGGTGTGCTTGCAAGGAGGCACGGGTTTGCAG CTCACCATCGTCATTGTTATAATCGTGGTTAATGTGAACGACAACCCGCCAACATTCGGAGCAAACACTTACCCGATCAATGTCAACGAG CTCATTCCTGTAAACACGCCTATTAATGAACAATTTCCAGCCACTGACAAGGACGAGAACACGGAGCTCTTCTACACGCTGGTGTCAAAAACC AACTACTTTAGACTGGAGTCACCCACCAACCCAGGACTCGTCATCCAGAATGTTCTGGACTATGACAAAGTCCAACGTGCCGAGATGGTCTTGTATGCCCAG GACACACCCTTGGCAGAATCTGGTGGCAAGGAGTCTTTCACCGCTACCACCACCATCCAAGTCACCGTCATTGATGTGGACAACAGGCCGCCTTGGTTCCGGCCTTGCACTGTACACATAATAGCTGGAGCCACCATCTGCCAGAGTGCCGGCTACACCAGTCGAGTAGTCTTAAATGAAATGGAG GCTGAACCGTTAACTTTGAAGCCGGGTCCGCTTTACGCCATTGATGGTGACACTGGGATCAATGAAGCCATAAGATACTCATTCCTGAGCG GAAACGAAGATGGCCTGTTTGAGATTAACCCAATCACTGGCAACATCAGCATGTCGAGGGCGGCTGATGTGGTGGAGCCGATCTCTCTCACAGTTGTG GCCGCTCAGACACCAAGCAGCTCTCAATTTTCAACCACCAGCCTCACCATCAGCGTCCAGGTAAAGAGCCTCCACCGTCCACAGTTTCAGAAGGTTGAGTACGAGGGTGTGGTGTCTTCAGTTGGCGCCATGGCAACAGACCCAGCAAACAAGGACGAGCCACTGAGGCTCGTTGCCTTGGACGAGGACTACGCGACTATGGGG GGTATTAACCCCAACGTGGTCTACCACGTTAAAGGAAGTGACGACTTCTCCGTTATCAATGGCTACTTATTTATGACCAAGAACCTACCAGAGGCCCAATTAGCTCTACAG GTGGAGGCGGTGGACACTTCTAATGACGAGAAGGCAACAGCACAGCTCTCAGTGGAGGTGAAATCAG AGGTGGTGAAGATCCCTTCAGGGGATTTTAGAACAGAAGACATGGCGGCACTAGGCGCCACGCTGGGAATTCTTCTCTTTGTCTGTCTCGTGGTCATCGGGATGCTTGTCTGCCGCCTTCAGAGGGGTAAATCCGACTGGAGGAAAATCCATGAAGCCAATGTGTTCCGAAGCTCT CTGGGCCAAGGCTTAGGAGGCCAGAAGGAGGGCATCCAGTACACCAACGAGGCTTTCGAGCACGATGAAGACGGAGGCAGCGTAGGCTCAGGGGGTCCAGACGTTGTAGTGGGAGAGGAGATTCAAGGAGGAAGTGCCGGTTTTGCCCTCAAGTCTTCCGCAGCACTGAGCAGCCTCCTGGATGATGACCTCAGCCTGACAGGCTCCGACAAGGCCGACAGCGAAAAGGAGGTGAAGCCCATCCTGACCAAGGAGCGGCGCATGGAGGAGGGCTACAAGGCGGTCTGGTTCAAGGAAGACATCGACCCCAACGCTAAGGAGGAGGTGGTCATCATCCCGGACAGCAGGGAGGACGACAGCGAGGAAGAGGACGACGACCCCACCCCAACTAAAAGCTCCAAAGTGGGCTTCACCGAGGCCGACATGGACAGTGGACTCGGGGTGAAAATTGACGACCCGGCGGAAGACTCTGAGGGAGACGAAGTCCTGGACGTTGATCTGTGA